Proteins encoded in a region of the Acidobacteriota bacterium genome:
- a CDS encoding sigma-70 family RNA polymerase sigma factor: MFTTLTHEDFETVALPHLNDLYRAARHTLGNQTAAEDVVQETYLQAWKSFHRFAAGTNCRAWLFKILFHVIQHHRRKNWRLQTLGEREEFLLETLPYEAPLSQHLSDEEVLQALNRLPENFRAVILLADVEEFAYKEVARILNIPIGTVMSRLNRGRKLLRSELTSYAKSCGLLANGAAKAMQMGALAQAA; encoded by the coding sequence ATGTTTACCACGCTCACCCACGAAGATTTCGAGACGGTCGCGTTACCGCATTTGAATGACCTTTACCGCGCCGCACGCCACACGCTGGGCAATCAAACCGCCGCCGAAGACGTGGTGCAAGAGACCTATTTGCAAGCCTGGAAATCGTTCCACCGCTTTGCCGCTGGGACGAATTGCCGGGCCTGGCTGTTCAAGATTCTCTTTCACGTCATCCAGCATCATCGCCGCAAAAACTGGCGCTTGCAGACACTGGGCGAGCGCGAAGAGTTTTTGCTAGAAACGCTGCCGTATGAAGCGCCGCTCTCGCAGCATCTCAGTGACGAAGAAGTGTTGCAGGCGCTCAACCGTTTGCCCGAAAACTTCCGCGCTGTGATCTTGCTGGCCGATGTCGAAGAGTTCGCCTACAAAGAGGTCGCGCGCATTTTGAACATCCCCATCGGCACGGTGATGTCGCGGCTCAATCGCGGGCGCAAGTTGTTGCGCAGTGAATTGACCAGCTACGCCAAATCCTGCGGCCTGTTGGCTAATGGAGCGGCGAAAGCAATGCAGATGGGCGCATTGGCACAGGCAGCGTAA
- a CDS encoding STAS domain-containing protein — MLRITEQKTTEDDLVLILEGRLTGPWVELLHSQCATLLAAATAATLDLRELAFADAAGLSLLANLQRQHIHLQNCPPFLAEQLRLVTNAKPAA, encoded by the coding sequence ATGCTGCGGATTACGGAACAGAAAACGACAGAAGATGATTTGGTGCTGATTCTGGAAGGGCGACTGACTGGCCCCTGGGTGGAGTTGTTGCATAGCCAATGCGCCACCCTCCTGGCAGCGGCGACGGCAGCAACGCTGGATTTACGCGAACTGGCATTTGCTGATGCGGCCGGCTTGAGCCTGCTTGCCAACCTGCAACGCCAGCACATTCACCTGCAAAACTGTCCGCCCTTTTTGGCGGAGCAACTCAGACTCGTGACAAACGCCAAGCCTGCCGCCTAA